The Aphelocoma coerulescens isolate FSJ_1873_10779 chromosome 2, UR_Acoe_1.0, whole genome shotgun sequence genome contains a region encoding:
- the C2H5orf22 gene encoding UPF0489 protein C5orf22 homolog isoform X2, whose translation MPADTVFDKEALFSELSIENWIMPAVYAGHISQVVWLHPPWAQQISEGKHNFLVGKDVSTTTIRVTGTDHYFLSDGLYVPADQLENQKPLNLHVILINPTESSNSPEGNGKVASAKRLKLNTDDTARATSASSVAPGDLDHAIPSVKKKEIQNACALSRAETVAECSASSCLKNSECPLRDVVKDVCQVLQKGDAYVLDIDLDFFSVKNPFKEMYTQTEYELLQELYNFKKPHKNATEEDLLDCVENRVHQLEDLEAAFADLCDSDDEETLQKWASYPGMKPLVQLVHSLKTRMESPDYEMVHQAGLTCDYVELPHHVSTEEEIEGLIESIRVLLTDLPTPTLVTVARSSLDDYCPSEQVDMIQEKVLSLLRSVYGSLDVHLDYSSTSSSS comes from the exons TGAATTAAGTATTGAGAACTGGATTATGCCTGCTGTTTATGCTGGCCATATTTCTCAAGTAGTATGGCTTCACCCACCCTGGGCTCAGCAGATCTCAGAAGGGAAACACAATTTTCTAGTTGGGAAAGATGTATCAACAACAACAATCAG GGTTACTGGCACAGATCATTACTTCTTAAGTGATGGTCTTTATGTTCCTGCTGATCAGCTAGAAAACCAGAAGCCTTTAAATTTGCACGTCATTCTCATCAATCCTACTGAGTCATCAAACAGCCCTGAAGGAAATGGCAAAGTAGCATCCGCTAAAAGACTGAAGCTAAATACAGATGACACAGCAAGGgccacttctgcctcttcagtAGCTCCTGGTGACCTTGATCACGCGATCCCGAgtgtgaagaaaaaggaaatacaaaatGCATGTGCCCTCAGTAGGGCAGAAACCGTGGCAGAGTGCTCAGCTTCAAGCTGTCTCAAAAACAGTGAATGCCCATTAAGGGATGTTGTTAAAGATGTCTGCCAAGTACTGCAGAAAGGGGATGCATATGTTTTGGACATtgacttggattttttttcagttaaaaatccATTCAAAGAAATGTACACACAG acaGAATATGAGCTTTTGCAAGAGTTGTACAATTTCAAGAAGCCACATAAAAATGCAACAGAG GAAGACTTGCTGGATTGTGTTGAAAACCGTGTTCATCAGCTGGAAGATCTGGAAGCAGCATTTGCAGATTTGTGTGACAGTGATGACGAAGAAACCCTACAGAAATGGGCTTCATATCCTGG AATGAAGCCACTTGTTCAACTAGTTCACAGTTTGAAAACCAGGATGGAAAGCCCAGACTATGAAATG GTCCATCAGGCTGGTCTGACCTGTGATTATGTGGAGCTTCCTCACCATGTTAGCACTGAAGAGGAGATCGAAGGCCTCATAGAATCCATTAGAGTTCTACTGACAGATCTGCCCACGCCCACGCTTGTGACAGTTGCTCG atcaAGTTTGGATGACTACTGCCCTTCAGAGCAGGTTGACATGATTCAAGAGAAAGTTCTCAGTTTACTACGTTCAGTGTATGGCTCTCTCGATGTGCACTTAGATTACTCAAGCACTTCATCTTCTTCATGA